The Mugil cephalus isolate CIBA_MC_2020 chromosome 11, CIBA_Mcephalus_1.1, whole genome shotgun sequence genome includes a window with the following:
- the l3mbtl1b gene encoding lethal(3)malignant brain tumor-like protein 4 isoform X1, whose amino-acid sequence MTRVNENTKLVISGVGMTETPPSDGPSQGADFDMMGALDWKDGIATLPGSDIRFRMTEFGTLEIVTDGEVKGQEADPKCKTLDPAPSHTPTPPPEGQSQTSTAKAPANQSKPGPSQAKAAGPVILSLEDGPSMEGPSVEVGPSVEVGSSANAGPNGELSRCRACGARFSGDGKFCATCAQPSSGRSSPGEARETQGVEGERLGKRVRKKRKIYMDSGDEEEDNQEEPEEKAKTTKGRRGAKIAKLVAAQPSKKRAWSWPAYLEEERAIAAPVKLFKEHQSFPQSRNSFKVGMKLEGLDPSHPSLFCVLTVAEIQGYRVRLHFDGYPECYDFWANADSWDLKPAGWCEKNGHKLLLPKGCKDGEFSWSMYVKNCRGQLAPKHLFKSLNTSVTPSGFRAGMKLEAVDRKNPLLICVATIAAVVDNRLLIHFDNWDDTYDYWCDASSPYIHPVGYCKEANLTLTTPAGKTQTTTSVEYKEPKSFSWEKYLEQTGTQAAPARAFKPRPPHGFQIGMKVEAVDRRNPMLIRVATIVDTEDHRLKIHFDGWSSEYDYWVDTDCPDLHPVGWCQKTGHPLQYPNSSSDLLTAPGQGCPTPGCNGVGHIRGPRHGTHYSQVSCPYSEMNLNKEGLLPDRLSGERPLALSGPHPRGRRPDPHANVVTQASTPEPPEGAEDAQNRKPVTVEAERSGRNSQSEPVGGASEQSHNGTRPKRTAPVPKYLKMHYVKEEIGDGKASPDAISLQQALHESVFSPGLSASPPHRVALCWDKHCQLLPEVLGLTAKRVAAWSAEEVASFVKGLPGCKEHAATFKTEQIDGEAFLLLTQADIVKILSIKLGPALKIYNSILMLKNADEE is encoded by the exons ATGACCAGAGTGAATGAAAACACCAA gttggTGATATCAGGAGTGGGAATGACTGAGACGCCACCCAGTGATGGCCCCTCCCAGGGAGCTGACTTTGACATGATGGGTGCTCTGGACTGGAAGGATGGTATTGCCACACTACCAGGCAGTGATATCAGG TTTCGCATGACGGAGTTTGGGACCCTTGAGATTGTCACAGACGGAGAAGTCAAAGGCCAGGAGGCGGACCCTAAATGTAAGACCTTGGACCCAGCTCCGTCTCACACGCCCACCCCTCCACCAGAGGGCCAATCACAGACCAGCACAGCCAAAGCTCCGGCCAATCAGAGTAAGCCAGGACCGTCTCAAGCTAAAG cGGCTGGTCCTGTGATTTTGTCTTTAGAGGACGGCCCCAGCATGGAGGGTCCCAGCGTGGAGGTCGGCCCCAGTGTTGAAGTTGGCTCCAGTGCGAACGCGGGGCCGAACGGGGAGCTGTCGAGATGCAGGGCCTGTGGCGCCCGTTTTTCTGGGGACGGCAAATTCTGTGCCACTTGTGCTCAGCCCTCGAGTGGCAG ATCATCTCCAGGGGAAGCACGGGAGACTCAGGGGGTGGAAGGCGAGAGGCTCGGCAAACGTGTGCGCAAAAAGAGAAAGATCTACATGGATTCTGGCGACGAGGAGGAAGACAACCAGGAAGAACCAGAG GAAAAAGCCAAGACGACCAAAGGCAGGAGAGGAGCCAAAATTGCTAAACTGG TGGCCGCCCAACCCAGTAAGAAGCGAGCCTGGAGTTGGCCCGCCTACCTTGAAGAGGAGAGGGCCATTGCCGCTCCAGTCAAACTATTCAAAGAG CATCAGTCATTTCCTCAAAGCAGGAACAGCTTTAAGGTGGGAATGAAGCTGGAGGGGCTCGACCCATCTCACCCGTCTCTGTTCTGTGTGCTCACTGTTGCAGAG ATCCAAGGCTACAGGGTAAGACTGCATTTTGATGGCTACCCAGAATGCTACGACTTCTGGGCCAACGCCGACTCGTGGGACCTGAAACCAGCCGGATGGTGTGAGAAGAACGGACACAAGTTATTGTTGCCTAAAG GTTGTAAGGATGGAGAGTTTAGTTGGAGCATGTATGTGAAGAACTGCAGGGGTCAACTGGCTCCAAAACACCTTTTCAAGAGCCTCAACACA tccgTAACTCCATCCGGATTTAGAGCAGGGATGAAACTGGAGGCGGTCGACAGGAAGAACCCTTTGTTGATCTGTGTAGCAACAATCGCTGCCGTTGTCGACAACCGCCTGCTCATTCATTTTGACAACTGGGATGACACATATGATTATTG gtgtGATGCTAGCAGTCCATACATCCACCCTGTGGGTTACTGTAAAGAGGCTAACCTAACTCTGACCACTCCAGCTGGTAAGACACAGACCACCACATCCGTGG AATATAAAGAACCCAAGAGTTTCTCATGGGAGAAGTACCTGGAACAGACGGGGACACAGGCTGCTCCTGCACGAGCCTTCAAACCG CGACCTCCGCATGGTTTCCAGATCGGCATGAAGGTGGAAGCTGTGGATAGGAGGAACCCTATGCTCATTCGTGTTGCCACTATAGTGGACACAGAGGACCACAGGCTGAAG attcACTTTGATGGCTGGAGCTCAGAGTACGACTACTGGGTGGACACCGACTGTCCAGACCTGCACCCTGTGGGGTGGTGTCAGAAAACTGGACACCCACTACAGTACCCTAACA GCTCCAGTGATTTATTGACGGCCCCGGGACAAGGATGTCCTACGCCAGGATGCAACGGGGTGGGGCACATCAGGGGACCTCGCCATGGGACACACTACAG tcaGGTGAGCTGCCCCTACTCGGAGATGAATCTGAACAAGGAGGGTTTGCTGCCGGACCGCCTCAGCGGAGAGCGACCCCTCGCCCTCAGCGGACCTCACCCTCGCGGCCGACGCCCCGACCCTCACGCCAACGTCGTGACGCAGGCCTCGACGCCGGAGCCGCCTGAGGGAGCCGAGGACGCCCAGAACAG GAAACCGGTGACAGTGGAGGCTGAGCGATCGGGACGCAACAGCCAGTCGGAGCCAGTTGGGGGAGCCAGCGAGCAAAGCCACAACGGAACAAGGCCGAAGCG GACGGCTCCAGTCCCCAAGTACCTGAAAATGCACTATGTCAAAGAGGAGATAGGTGATGGTAAAG ccTCTCCAGATGCCATCTCTCTCCAGCAGGCCCTCCACGAGTCTGTGTTCTCCCCCGGCCTCTCCGCCTCTCCTCCCCACCGGGTGGCTCTTTGCTGGGACAAACACTGCCAGCTGCTGCCCGAGGTCCTGGGGCTCACTGCCAAGAGAGTGGCCGCTTGGAGCGCAGAGGAG GTGGCCAGTTTTGTCAAAGGACTCCCAGGATGTAAAGAACACGCtgctacatttaaaacagag caaaTAGACGGCGAGGCCTTCCTGCTACTCACCCAAGCGGACATCGTCAAGATCCTGTCAATCAAGTTGGGGCCCGCTTTGAAGATCTACAACTCCATCCTTATGTTGAAGAACGCCGACGAGGAGTAG